Proteins encoded by one window of Candidatus Paceibacterota bacterium:
- a CDS encoding NAD(P)-dependent oxidoreductase, with the protein MKKILVTGGAGYIGAVLVPDLLKAGHEVTVIDNFLFKQSPLLDVCNYKTLKIIRGDARNESLIKEHIADKDYIIPLACLVGAPLCDQDPLSATSINRDAILMLLKLRTPEQKIIFPNTNSGYGRMEEGVAYCDENSPLEPVSLYGRLKVETEKALLEAGNAITFRLATVCGVSPRMRMDLLVNDFVYRAITDRAVVLFEPHFKRNYIHVRDVSRAFLHAIENFESMKNQTYNVGLSDANLSKSELCEKIKEQLPKFVFIESPIGEDPDKRNYVISNEKIEKTGFMPQVSIENAITELIKGYQVVRKNQFSNV; encoded by the coding sequence ATGAAAAAAATACTTGTAACTGGTGGGGCGGGATATATAGGAGCAGTTTTAGTTCCAGATTTACTTAAGGCTGGACACGAGGTCACCGTAATCGATAATTTTCTTTTTAAACAGTCGCCACTTCTTGATGTCTGTAATTACAAAACCTTAAAAATTATCCGAGGAGACGCAAGAAACGAGTCATTGATTAAGGAGCATATTGCCGACAAGGATTATATAATACCGCTCGCCTGTTTAGTTGGTGCCCCCCTATGCGACCAGGACCCACTAAGCGCTACAAGTATAAACCGCGACGCAATTCTAATGCTCCTTAAACTTCGCACCCCAGAACAAAAAATAATTTTCCCGAACACAAATAGTGGTTATGGGCGAATGGAGGAAGGGGTTGCGTACTGCGACGAAAACAGTCCACTTGAACCAGTCTCACTTTACGGAAGATTAAAAGTTGAAACAGAAAAGGCCCTTCTTGAAGCGGGCAATGCTATTACATTTAGACTTGCAACAGTTTGTGGGGTTAGTCCAAGAATGCGCATGGACTTACTTGTAAATGATTTCGTATATCGAGCCATAACAGACCGCGCTGTTGTTTTGTTTGAGCCACACTTTAAAAGAAACTACATACACGTAAGAGATGTCTCACGTGCCTTCCTCCACGCAATTGAGAACTTTGAGAGCATGAAGAATCAAACATATAATGTTGGTCTATCAGATGCGAACCTAAGCAAATCTGAATTGTGTGAAAAAATCAAAGAACAATTACCTAAATTTGTATTTATTGAGTCCCCTATTGGTGAAGATCCAGACAAAAGAAATTACGTAATTAGTAATGAAAAAATAGAAAAGACTGGATTCATGCCACAAGTATCGATAGAAAATGCTATAACTGAACTAATAAAAGGTTACCAAGTGGTTAGAAAAAACCAGTTTTCTAACGTTTAA
- a CDS encoding adenylyltransferase/cytidyltransferase family protein — MIIGIVSGYFNPLHYGHVEYINGAKKHSDKLICIINSDKQVALKGSFPFMDEDHRAKIISNLKSVDEIFISIDKDKTQCESLKYLRNKYPKENLIFFNSGDRKEGNLETSEATVCKNLNIKFQILDLPKIYSSSDLLKKSGI; from the coding sequence ATGATAATAGGAATAGTATCTGGCTATTTTAACCCATTACACTATGGGCATGTTGAATATATAAACGGAGCAAAAAAACACTCAGATAAACTTATTTGTATAATAAACAGCGACAAACAAGTAGCGCTAAAAGGTTCTTTTCCATTCATGGACGAAGATCATCGAGCTAAAATAATCAGCAACTTAAAATCTGTTGATGAAATATTCATATCAATAGATAAAGACAAAACACAATGTGAATCACTAAAATACCTTAGAAATAAGTATCCAAAAGAAAATTTAATATTTTTCAATAGTGGTGACAGAAAAGAAGGCAACTTAGAAACTAGCGAGGCCACAGTTTGTAAAAACTTAAATATCAAATTTCAGATTTTAGATTTACCAAAAATATATTCTTCGAGTGATCTTTTAAAAAAAAGTGGCATCTAA
- a CDS encoding DUF268 domain-containing protein has protein sequence MKSLLKKIPLLKYAVIFIRIFSVKPNFFERLRAFIHFLLDYHLFKKSGKNKNYKLSTEDLFPRIYDKTTLTNIDPIYFLQNTWCAKKIFENKPTRHYDVGSQALMVGIISQFVPTTMIDIRPLSISLQDLFFIKGSITELPFRDNEITSLSSICVLEHIGLGRYGDPIDQFGSEKSAKELIRVLADNGNLYISVPVDTENKIYFNAHRAFTRDYVLELFKPLKLVEEKYIYGNDLINDYSPTRGFGTGLYHLKK, from the coding sequence ATGAAATCACTCTTAAAAAAAATCCCGCTATTAAAATACGCTGTAATTTTTATTCGTATTTTTTCCGTAAAGCCGAATTTTTTTGAACGCCTCCGCGCATTTATCCATTTTTTACTTGACTATCATCTATTTAAAAAAAGTGGGAAAAACAAGAACTACAAATTAAGCACTGAGGACTTATTTCCTAGAATTTACGACAAAACCACGTTAACCAATATTGACCCAATATATTTTCTGCAAAATACTTGGTGTGCAAAAAAAATTTTTGAAAATAAACCAACAAGACACTATGACGTTGGGTCTCAGGCACTTATGGTTGGGATAATATCTCAATTTGTCCCAACAACGATGATAGACATTAGACCTCTCTCCATTTCACTTCAGGATTTATTTTTTATCAAAGGAAGTATTACGGAATTGCCTTTCAGGGATAATGAGATTACGTCTCTTAGCTCAATTTGTGTCCTCGAACACATTGGGCTTGGGCGCTATGGTGACCCTATAGACCAGTTTGGTTCAGAAAAATCAGCAAAAGAATTAATTCGCGTTCTTGCAGATAATGGCAATCTTTATATTTCTGTCCCAGTTGACACTGAAAATAAGATTTACTTTAACGCTCATCGCGCCTTTACCCGTGACTATGTTTTAGAATTATTTAAGCCATTAAAACTAGTTGAAGAAAAATATATTTACGGAAATGACTTAATTAACGACTATTCCCCTACTAGAGGATTTGGAACTGGTCTATACCACCTTAAAAAGTAA
- a CDS encoding class I SAM-dependent methyltransferase — translation MEKSENTNIYLKKEYNHKPRWYSYYHQYQNIFNQNPESVLEIGTGSGITAKILRENNIKVVAIDNDPKTNPDIIGDVLKLPFEDNSFDMAVAFEILEHLPFSSFSVALKEMSRVAKKNVIISIPDHGKSLLRLTFKLPFIKEKNMQIRIPAINNKKYWAPCGHHWEMGNIDYPYNRVAKEIEKSGLKIKESYIPNESAWTRYFILKK, via the coding sequence ATGGAAAAGTCCGAAAACACAAATATCTATCTCAAAAAAGAGTATAACCATAAGCCGAGGTGGTATAGCTATTATCATCAATATCAAAATATTTTTAATCAAAATCCCGAAAGTGTCCTAGAAATTGGAACCGGCAGTGGTATTACAGCCAAAATACTAAGGGAAAATAATATAAAGGTTGTAGCTATTGATAACGACCCAAAAACTAATCCGGATATTATTGGTGATGTCCTTAAACTGCCCTTCGAGGATAATTCTTTCGACATGGCGGTAGCGTTCGAAATTCTGGAACATTTGCCTTTTTCATCCTTCTCTGTAGCTCTAAAAGAAATGAGCCGAGTTGCAAAAAAGAATGTTATCATTTCCATACCAGATCACGGAAAATCATTATTACGATTAACGTTCAAACTACCGTTCATTAAAGAGAAAAACATGCAAATAAGAATTCCAGCTATTAATAACAAGAAATACTGGGCTCCGTGTGGACACCATTGGGAGATGGGAAATATTGACTATCCATACAACCGGGTGGCTAAAGAAATAGAAAAAAGTGGTCTCAAAATAAAAGAAAGTTATATACCAAATGAGAGCGCCTGGACTAGATATTTTATTTTAAAAAAATAA
- a CDS encoding FkbM family methyltransferase encodes MKNFIKNITPPLFYALLKKHLVKQRVFSPEWVTLTYKPLNGIKIFFDPSGPWQKTIINNTYDTFLFDRLTSEDLRGKVIFDIGAHIGFHSLYFARLVGSTGKVYSFEPNPKNVERFEIICAKNDDIKNIINILGVAVSNVLGTEEFSMSDDIESGRSSGGFIDTADTIWERGAFKQRGFKEIKVRTVPIDLFKGELGIQEAPDVMKIDVEGAESLVLAGAKNTILSKKPLILMEIHSMLNMFNVVSFLTSISYELKIIKEETDGRCFIEARYKNK; translated from the coding sequence ATGAAAAACTTTATAAAAAATATAACCCCACCACTCTTCTACGCACTTCTAAAAAAGCATTTAGTAAAACAGAGGGTATTTTCTCCTGAATGGGTTACTCTCACCTATAAGCCACTCAATGGCATAAAAATATTTTTTGATCCTAGCGGACCTTGGCAAAAAACGATCATCAACAACACGTACGACACATTTCTTTTTGACAGACTAACCTCGGAAGACTTGCGGGGGAAAGTAATTTTTGATATCGGTGCTCATATAGGATTCCACTCCCTATACTTCGCAAGACTTGTAGGAAGTACGGGCAAGGTATATTCTTTTGAGCCTAATCCAAAAAATGTAGAGAGGTTTGAAATTATATGTGCTAAAAATGATGACATAAAAAACATAATCAATATATTAGGCGTTGCTGTTTCTAATGTTTTAGGGACAGAAGAATTCAGTATGAGTGACGACATTGAAAGCGGAAGGAGTTCTGGAGGATTTATTGATACAGCTGACACTATCTGGGAAAGGGGTGCGTTTAAACAAAGAGGATTTAAAGAAATAAAAGTAAGAACAGTTCCTATTGACCTTTTCAAGGGAGAGCTGGGGATACAAGAAGCCCCTGATGTAATGAAAATAGATGTTGAGGGGGCTGAATCTCTTGTCTTAGCTGGCGCAAAAAACACCATTTTGTCTAAAAAACCACTAATTCTTATGGAAATTCACTCAATGCTCAATATGTTTAATGTGGTATCTTTTCTCACCTCTATTTCCTATGAGCTAAAAATTATAAAAGAAGAAACGGACGGACGATGTTTTATAGAAGCTCGCTATAAAAACAAATGA
- a CDS encoding bifunctional glycosyltransferase family 2/GtrA family protein: MSKLSIIIPCFNEEKTIDQIIERVEAAYLPSNWQREIIIVDDFSSDETKDKINKYSQIHTIVLRTKNGGKGAALKSGLERATGDFVLIQDADLEYDPSDYQRMVGALDEKHQIVFGSRLRQKNERYSFVYFYGSKFLTNVFNLFFGSKFTDITTCYKLFPRQAISRLLQWKEDGFVFDAVYLTYELFKFGNVVEVPINYFPRSREEGKKVNWRHGLKALLAMIEVRSGKYWQFFKFSIVGGVALVVNVFFLYFFTSILGVYYLASSICAFFIAVVVNFTFQKFWTFGTKKGRIYMEAPSFLALQILINLFLNTLLLYVFVDYLHIWYATSQIIISLGLAVITFFVNKKFIFRIAKV; this comes from the coding sequence ATGTCTAAGCTTTCCATTATTATCCCTTGCTTCAACGAGGAAAAGACAATAGATCAAATTATAGAACGCGTTGAGGCGGCCTATTTACCATCAAATTGGCAGAGGGAAATAATCATTGTGGATGATTTTTCAAGCGACGAAACAAAGGATAAGATAAACAAATATTCTCAAATACACACCATAGTATTAAGGACAAAAAACGGAGGCAAGGGTGCGGCTTTAAAAAGTGGACTAGAAAGAGCAACAGGGGACTTTGTTTTAATTCAAGATGCCGATCTTGAGTATGACCCCAGTGACTATCAAAGAATGGTCGGAGCCCTAGATGAAAAGCATCAGATTGTTTTTGGTTCGCGATTGCGTCAAAAAAATGAGCGTTATAGTTTTGTGTATTTTTACGGTAGTAAGTTTTTAACCAACGTTTTCAATCTATTTTTTGGTAGTAAGTTTACGGATATAACAACTTGTTACAAGTTGTTTCCTCGACAGGCTATTAGTCGATTGTTGCAGTGGAAAGAAGATGGGTTTGTTTTTGATGCTGTTTATTTAACTTATGAATTATTTAAGTTTGGTAATGTTGTTGAGGTCCCAATAAACTATTTTCCAAGAAGTCGCGAGGAAGGGAAAAAGGTTAATTGGCGGCACGGACTTAAGGCTTTGTTGGCAATGATAGAAGTTAGGTCAGGGAAGTATTGGCAGTTTTTTAAGTTCAGTATTGTTGGTGGGGTGGCCTTAGTTGTTAATGTTTTTTTTCTATATTTTTTTACAAGTATTTTAGGTGTTTATTACCTGGCTTCATCTATTTGTGCTTTTTTTATTGCGGTTGTTGTGAACTTCACTTTTCAGAAATTTTGGACGTTTGGCACAAAAAAAGGTCGTATATACATGGAAGCTCCATCTTTTTTGGCTCTCCAGATATTAATTAATTTATTTTTAAATACTTTATTGTTATATGTTTTTGTAGACTACCTGCATATTTGGTATGCCACATCTCAAATAATAATTTCATTGGGTCTTGCAGTAATTACTTTTTTTGTTAACAAAAAGTTTATATTTAGAATCGCTAAAGTTTAA
- a CDS encoding alpha-1,2-fucosyltransferase — MKKIIILRTTGNELSNQLWNYVSVYAYSLEKNLKLKNYSFFEYGKYFTTPTPNLFFKLFFFLPFTNYTKRKSSLKRRLWRKVYEYYARIIILIHEKSIIVSDNNENKPFYLPPTTENEKLSILEKSNNTIYFDGWLFRNPAGIQKYYEKILEYFKPRKDIEDNVKTRIKNIRNSFKNVIGIHIRQGDYKTWRGGAYFIPQTRVREIIDEYLKVSENNASETYFIITSDEPVDIPLFSGLNASISKENAAHDLFLLSSTDVVIGSNSTFGAFASYYGNIPFIVMQKEQIDWSYYQDKKSYFENKYCTMVHY; from the coding sequence ATGAAAAAAATTATAATACTCAGAACCACAGGGAATGAGCTATCTAACCAACTTTGGAACTACGTAAGTGTCTACGCTTATTCTCTTGAGAAAAATCTAAAACTAAAAAATTATTCCTTTTTCGAATACGGAAAATATTTCACCACACCAACACCAAATTTATTTTTTAAGTTATTTTTCTTCCTTCCATTCACTAACTACACAAAACGAAAATCATCCTTAAAAAGAAGGCTCTGGCGCAAGGTATACGAATACTATGCAAGAATAATCATTTTAATACACGAAAAATCAATTATTGTTTCTGATAACAACGAAAACAAACCATTTTATCTTCCACCAACAACCGAGAACGAAAAGCTATCCATTCTTGAGAAATCAAACAACACAATTTACTTTGATGGGTGGCTTTTCCGTAATCCTGCCGGTATTCAAAAATATTACGAGAAAATACTAGAATATTTTAAACCACGGAAAGACATTGAAGATAATGTAAAAACACGAATAAAAAATATACGAAATAGTTTCAAGAACGTCATAGGGATTCATATTCGCCAAGGTGATTACAAAACATGGCGTGGTGGGGCTTATTTTATTCCACAAACAAGAGTCCGCGAAATTATTGATGAGTATTTAAAAGTCTCCGAGAATAATGCCTCCGAAACATATTTTATTATCACCTCTGATGAACCAGTTGATATTCCCCTATTTAGCGGTTTAAACGCCTCCATCAGCAAAGAAAATGCTGCACACGACCTTTTCTTGCTTTCTTCAACTGACGTTGTAATTGGCTCAAATAGTACTTTTGGAGCTTTCGCCTCTTACTACGGAAACATTCCCTTTATTGTTATGCAAAAAGAACAAATTGACTGGAGTTATTACCAAGACAAAAAGTCTTATTTCGAAAATAAATACTGCACGATGGTGCACTATTAA
- a CDS encoding glycosyltransferase has product MKRLFLIFHGRFPSEKAASLFAAKECEAFGKSGFSVTLLVPRRLGRSKSNPFSYYDLSENFNVVYLPTIDFFGVPFFKNLIFKISFIVFSFISFIYLLFKAGRKDLIYSNESLPVIFSTFYFPNTLYELHDFPEGKSFFYRALFCRAKYLLVTNKWKAEEVVRLFGIDRAKIICERNAVEVGDFDISVSKEEAREKLGLPKDKKIIAYTGHLYLWKGVDTLAEAGKILPKDCLIIFIGGTDEDVSMFKGKYGNNKNILIVGHKDHSEIPLWQKSADVLVLPNTAKEDISKYYTSPMKLFEYMASRRPIVATDIPSIREIVNNENAIIVLPDNSEALAIGIKKALDGENLVMDITDRAYDDVLLHTWDKRAERIINFIRAKE; this is encoded by the coding sequence ATGAAAAGGCTATTTTTAATCTTCCACGGTCGTTTTCCTAGCGAAAAAGCGGCTTCTCTTTTCGCTGCAAAGGAATGTGAAGCTTTTGGAAAAAGTGGTTTTTCGGTGACCTTGCTTGTTCCAAGACGTTTGGGGAGGAGTAAGTCCAACCCTTTTTCTTACTATGATTTAAGTGAAAATTTTAATGTAGTTTATTTACCAACAATTGATTTTTTTGGGGTTCCTTTCTTCAAGAATTTAATTTTTAAAATAAGTTTTATCGTTTTCTCATTTATTAGCTTCATTTATCTTTTGTTTAAGGCAGGTAGAAAAGATCTAATATATTCAAATGAATCTTTGCCAGTTATTTTTTCAACTTTTTATTTCCCGAACACATTATATGAATTACATGATTTCCCAGAAGGAAAAAGTTTTTTTTACAGGGCGTTGTTTTGCCGAGCTAAGTATCTCCTTGTAACAAACAAATGGAAAGCAGAGGAAGTGGTGCGATTATTTGGCATAGATAGGGCAAAAATAATATGCGAGCGTAACGCTGTCGAGGTTGGTGATTTTGACATCTCGGTAAGCAAAGAAGAGGCGCGAGAAAAATTAGGCTTACCAAAAGATAAAAAAATTATTGCATACACAGGACACCTGTATTTGTGGAAAGGAGTGGATACCTTAGCAGAAGCAGGGAAAATTCTTCCAAAAGACTGCCTGATAATTTTTATCGGGGGAACAGATGAGGACGTTAGTATGTTTAAAGGAAAATACGGAAACAATAAAAATATATTAATTGTTGGACACAAAGATCACTCAGAGATTCCTTTGTGGCAAAAATCTGCTGATGTTTTGGTTCTACCAAACACCGCAAAAGAAGACATCTCAAAATACTATACTTCCCCAATGAAACTTTTTGAGTATATGGCAAGCAGGAGACCAATAGTTGCAACAGATATCCCTTCAATACGAGAAATCGTAAATAACGAGAATGCAATTATTGTTTTGCCAGATAATTCTGAAGCATTGGCTATTGGAATAAAAAAGGCGCTTGATGGAGAAAATTTAGTTATGGATATAACGGATAGGGCTTACGATGACGTTTTACTTCACACTTGGGACAAGAGAGCGGAAAGAATAATAAATTTCATTCGAGCTAAGGAGTAA
- a CDS encoding glycosyltransferase, whose translation MKFLYVNTGNKYAPDKHLLDGLRENGHEIFELIVNETGLSKYINFVRRFRKEKRTLDAVVIGYGLPFLIPFARIMTRKDVIFNAVSSQYEANVISRNVNTPISFGALKWWLIDFISFHLSSKVLLESSAQINFIHKFFLISEKKLILSRMGVDEEIFFKDNSIQKNKKFTVLFRGRFLPESGILTVIETAKKLENQNVEFLIVGHGFMYREVNALMEKLKPKNIEMVHERLGDDELRNQMLSCHISLGQLADHPRLLRTLPAKLYESLALGLPYLTGRNAGVFEILKEDETCIAVEPNNPDDLTKKILYLKEKPEILSQISENGYKLYKEKLTSKKLAQDFISNYLKNK comes from the coding sequence ATGAAATTTCTATACGTAAACACTGGTAATAAATACGCCCCCGACAAACACCTTCTAGACGGCCTTAGGGAAAATGGGCACGAAATTTTTGAATTAATTGTGAATGAAACAGGGTTAAGTAAATATATAAATTTTGTGCGCCGTTTCCGGAAAGAAAAACGCACATTGGATGCGGTTGTTATTGGATATGGTTTGCCGTTTTTAATACCATTCGCTCGAATAATGACTAGAAAAGATGTAATCTTTAATGCTGTTTCTTCGCAGTACGAAGCAAACGTAATATCAAGAAATGTAAACACCCCTATATCGTTCGGGGCACTAAAATGGTGGTTAATCGACTTTATTTCGTTTCATCTTTCGTCTAAGGTACTTCTTGAGAGTAGTGCTCAAATTAATTTTATTCACAAATTTTTTCTTATATCAGAAAAAAAACTTATACTTTCACGAATGGGGGTTGATGAGGAAATCTTCTTCAAAGATAATTCTATTCAAAAAAATAAAAAATTTACTGTATTGTTTAGAGGGAGATTTCTTCCGGAATCTGGAATACTCACTGTCATTGAAACAGCAAAGAAACTGGAAAACCAAAATGTAGAGTTTCTTATTGTTGGACATGGATTCATGTATAGAGAAGTTAATGCGCTAATGGAAAAGCTTAAGCCAAAAAATATCGAGATGGTACACGAAAGATTGGGTGATGACGAGCTAAGAAATCAAATGCTTTCTTGTCACATAAGCCTTGGGCAACTTGCGGACCACCCACGCCTCCTTCGTACCCTTCCTGCAAAATTATACGAGAGTTTAGCATTAGGTCTCCCTTATCTCACAGGCAGAAACGCTGGTGTATTTGAGATATTAAAAGAAGACGAAACCTGTATTGCCGTTGAACCAAACAACCCAGATGATTTAACGAAAAAAATACTGTATCTAAAAGAAAAACCTGAAATACTTAGCCAAATATCAGAAAACGGGTATAAACTTTACAAAGAAAAACTTACGTCAAAAAAACTAGCACAAGACTTTATTTCTAATTACCTAAAAAACAAATGA
- a CDS encoding glycosyltransferase: protein MKIFVIGTIDNKGGAANISWELRKRLKVDGHSVPTFVRYKYSSEPDVFVIPRKRYQDWLVKLFANDLTFAKTDYLLETKEFKEADIVHCHNLHSNFFNLSTLQKMSLQKPVVWTMHDMWAFTGFSSNSATLKNPNKKKFLLYLWDNTSRLLDTKKKIYEKSKINVVAVSDWIKKEMEKSILRNQTIIRIYNGIDTEIFKPHEKSSTRKELGLPIDKKIIAFGIKGWGDSNKIVDDYTNDESVFFIAIGHSNIKTDNKNYKSLPKTQDRELFAKYLSCTDVFLHPTPEDSFGLISAEAMSCGVPVVTYDIDALPEIVTHKETGYVAEYKNIDDLKMGINHILNLSKEDYSAMSTKARERIINNFSLEKMYKEYLSLYKNLLNKN, encoded by the coding sequence ATGAAAATTTTTGTCATTGGAACAATAGACAACAAAGGTGGAGCAGCTAATATATCCTGGGAGCTTCGAAAGAGACTAAAAGTTGACGGCCACTCTGTTCCAACATTTGTACGCTATAAATATTCAAGCGAGCCAGATGTTTTTGTTATACCAAGAAAACGTTATCAAGACTGGCTCGTTAAACTTTTTGCAAACGATCTTACTTTTGCCAAAACAGACTATCTTTTAGAAACAAAAGAATTCAAGGAGGCGGATATTGTTCATTGCCATAACCTACATAGTAATTTTTTTAACCTTTCTACTCTACAAAAAATGTCGCTCCAAAAACCAGTTGTATGGACAATGCATGATATGTGGGCATTTACTGGCTTCTCGAGTAATAGTGCCACTCTCAAAAATCCAAATAAGAAAAAATTTTTACTTTATCTTTGGGATAATACTTCTCGTCTTTTGGATACAAAAAAGAAGATATACGAGAAATCAAAAATTAATGTAGTCGCTGTGTCTGATTGGATTAAAAAAGAAATGGAAAAAAGCATCCTCCGCAATCAAACAATTATTCGTATTTATAATGGTATAGACACGGAAATATTCAAACCCCACGAAAAAAGCTCAACAAGGAAAGAACTTGGCCTTCCTATTGATAAAAAAATTATTGCTTTCGGCATAAAAGGCTGGGGGGACTCAAATAAAATCGTAGATGACTATACTAATGACGAAAGCGTCTTTTTTATAGCTATCGGCCACTCAAACATAAAAACTGATAATAAAAATTATAAGTCGCTCCCCAAAACACAAGACAGAGAATTATTTGCGAAATATCTTTCCTGCACAGACGTTTTTCTACACCCCACACCAGAAGACTCTTTTGGTCTTATAAGTGCTGAGGCTATGTCATGCGGGGTCCCTGTGGTTACTTATGACATAGACGCTCTCCCTGAAATAGTGACTCACAAGGAAACAGGTTATGTTGCAGAATATAAAAATATAGATGATTTAAAAATGGGAATTAATCACATTTTAAATCTTTCAAAAGAAGACTACTCCGCGATGAGCACAAAGGCGAGAGAAAGAATAATTAATAATTTCTCTCTAGAAAAAATGTATAAGGAATATCTTTCTTTGTATAAAAATCTACTGAACAAAAATTAA
- a CDS encoding methyltransferase domain-containing protein, translating to MTYSIIRDGEYKKLKSISVDGIILDLGGNFNSEYHDLIRGKHSFTSVNISAEYGCDMVFDIQKIFPIEDDKFDAVLCMNVLEHVYKFNNVVSETFRVLKNGGIFIFAVPFMHHIHGSPDDYFRYTRSAIEEMLKENGFENVEIEEIGLGLFSMIYQSVSGMLPSFLKSFFKNIAVFVDLLFFKMSKRYRNVSKRIPLGYFVVAKKD from the coding sequence ATGACTTATTCAATAATTAGAGATGGGGAGTATAAAAAATTGAAGTCCATTTCAGTTGACGGCATCATTCTTGATTTAGGTGGTAATTTTAACTCCGAGTATCACGACCTTATAAGAGGCAAACATTCTTTTACCTCGGTTAATATTAGTGCGGAATATGGGTGTGATATGGTTTTTGATATACAAAAAATTTTTCCAATTGAAGATGATAAATTTGATGCGGTTTTGTGCATGAACGTTTTGGAGCATGTTTATAAATTTAATAATGTAGTATCAGAAACTTTCCGTGTTCTTAAGAATGGCGGAATATTTATTTTCGCAGTTCCGTTTATGCACCATATCCACGGTAGCCCCGATGATTATTTTAGATATACTCGTTCTGCAATAGAAGAAATGCTTAAAGAAAACGGATTTGAGAATGTGGAAATAGAAGAAATCGGACTGGGGTTATTTTCTATGATTTATCAGTCTGTCTCTGGAATGTTGCCAAGTTTTCTTAAGAGTTTTTTCAAAAATATCGCAGTTTTTGTAGATTTGTTATTTTTTAAGATGTCTAAAAGGTATAGAAATGTAAGCAAAAGAATACCCTTAGGATATTTTGTTGTTGCGAAGAAGGATTAA
- a CDS encoding class I SAM-dependent methyltransferase has protein sequence MSVKQFENNRWSKDVQVVCFRHKAALSMIDSGIVLDLGSGDGLFLSLLKEKGIKGNGLDISEEGISKTRDRGIEATVFDFNNKIPFPDNTFDTVSILDLLEHLYTPEILLREATRVSKKYVVVSVPNFSSLPARIQTLFGAIPENNKPNKGHIYWFNYSGLRKMTKESGLSLVEIRMNTFWQDYFLVGVILRFMTKIWPSLFALSFVVKLEKK, from the coding sequence ATGAGTGTAAAACAATTTGAAAACAATAGATGGTCTAAAGATGTGCAGGTTGTTTGCTTTCGTCACAAAGCAGCTCTTTCGATGATTGATAGCGGGATAGTTCTTGATCTTGGTTCTGGGGACGGGTTGTTCTTGTCTCTTTTGAAAGAAAAGGGGATAAAAGGTAATGGCCTTGATATTTCAGAAGAGGGAATAAGTAAGACGCGAGACAGGGGTATTGAGGCTACTGTTTTTGATTTTAATAACAAAATTCCATTTCCAGATAATACATTTGATACGGTTTCTATACTCGATCTTCTGGAGCATCTTTACACCCCAGAAATTCTTTTAAGAGAGGCTACCCGTGTATCAAAAAAATACGTTGTAGTAAGTGTTCCAAATTTTAGTTCGTTGCCTGCTCGTATTCAAACGCTATTTGGCGCGATTCCAGAAAATAATAAGCCGAACAAAGGGCATATATACTGGTTTAATTACAGCGGTTTAAGAAAGATGACAAAAGAGAGTGGACTTAGTTTAGTTGAGATACGAATGAATACATTTTGGCAGGATTATTTTTTGGTTGGAGTAATATTAAGATTTATGACCAAGATTTGGCCATCACTTTTTGCGCTTTCTTTTGTTGTTAAATTAGAGAAGAAATAA